A window of the Cannabis sativa cultivar Pink pepper isolate KNU-18-1 chromosome X, ASM2916894v1, whole genome shotgun sequence genome harbors these coding sequences:
- the LOC133032610 gene encoding uncharacterized protein LOC133032610: MPTLGFAGGSNQMDARRTTRSRGNSVGSNQGEGARFPPPARGRGRGPRGRARGRGVEDPPQAAQAPPADQGAPNWELRFAEMQARIEEQDLEIQRLRQQGAPAVPVPVVPVAPAPAAQAEIVVAAHRLEPLYERFRKQAPPVFLGGPDVSKAEQWLTVITRILNFMGVTGNDRVVCATFQFQEDALVWWDMVSQIHDVTTMTWERFQELFNAKYYNEAVRSAKRKEFVHLTQRENMSVTEYTTQFDRLARLASGIVPTDFSRKEKYLDGLNPKIRHDLMITTDDSTTYAQMVEKALRAEGAVGCMSESASTPVSGGAPTPPASGFSRGSSGSAIDQRKRAPTASGGSSQNKRFRGNQNRGSRPGGNETRFSYPECPSCKRHHRGECKGQGCFHCGMPGHFKRECPQLRPEAPRAPAIPTPARVFAITQADADASPSVVTGKGKAVADGP, from the coding sequence atgccaactcttggtttcgcaggcggttctaatcagatggacgccaggcggactaccaggagtcggggcaactccgtggggtcgaatcagggagagggagctcggtttcccccacctgctaggggccgaggtagaggtccccgaggcagggctcgtggtcggggtgttgaggacccgccacaggctgcccaggctcccccagccgatcagggagccccgaactgggagttgcggtttgcggagatgcaagcccggatcgaagaacaagacctcgagattcagaggttgagacagcagggtgctcctgcagttccagtgccagtagttccagtggcacctgcccctgctgcccaggccgagatagtggtggcggcccatagattggaaccgttgtatgagcggttccggaagcaagcacctccggtattcctgggaggtccagatgtgtcgaaagccgagcagtggcttacggtgattaccagaatcttgaactttatgggtgtcaccggtaacgacagagtggtgtgcgccacatttcagttccaggaggatgccctggtatggtgggacatggtgtctcagattcacgatgtcaccaccatgacctgggaaaggttccaggaactcttcaacgcgaaatactacaatgaggcggtcagaagcgccaagaggaaagagttcgttcacctgacccagcgggagaacatgagtgtcactgagtatactactcagtttgaccggttggcgaggttagcctcgggaattgtgccgaccgacttcagcaggaaggagaagtatctggacgggttgaatcccaagatcaggcatgacctgatgattaccactgacgacagcaccacctatgctcagatggtggagaaggcactgcgagctgagggcgcagtggggtgcatgtcagaatcagccagtactccggttagtggcggagctcctacccctcctgcatcaggcttcagcagggggagtagtggttcggccattgatcagaggaagagggcacccactgcttccggcggctcgagccagaacaagaggttccgggggaaccagaacagagggagtcgtcctggtggtaatgagacccgattctcctaccccgagtgccctagctgcaagaggcatcatcggggagagtgcaaggggcagggatgctttcattgtggcatgcccgggcacttcaagagggaatgtccccagctccggccagaggcaccgagagctccagcgatacccactccagccagggtattcgctatcacgcaggctgatgcagatgccagcccatcagttgttacag
- the LOC133032294 gene encoding E3 ubiquitin-protein ligase At1g12760-like, protein MLGDTHLHTSVYVVTDKIIDYALRMWTGDFCCNLCVRVDINVLVYVLPEHNSDTEDDHVSENGAIDFVAASEDSINKLEKCLNENELLCNICFENVHNDVEARKLPCKQSYHGECIVKWLKTSKYCPLCKYEIIQIN, encoded by the coding sequence ATGCTTGGTGATACACATCTACATACATCTGTGTATGTTGTTACTGATAAGATTATTGATTACGCACTACGAATGTGGACTGGTGATTTTTGCTGTAATCTCTGTGTTAGAGTTGATATCAATGTTTTAGTGTATGTTCTCCCTGAACATAATTCAGATACTGAAGACGACCATGTATCCGAAAATGGCGCAATTGATTTCGTTGCTGCAAGTGAAgattctattaataaattagagaaATGTTTAAATGAAAATGAACTACTATGTAATATTTGTTTTGAGAATGTCCATAATGATGTAGAAGCTAGAAAGCTACCTTGCAAACAATCCTATCATGGAGAATGTATTGTGAAGTGGCTAAAGACTAGCAAATATTGTCCACTTTGTAAGTATGagataattcaaataaattga